In Phragmites australis chromosome 17, lpPhrAust1.1, whole genome shotgun sequence, the following are encoded in one genomic region:
- the LOC133897100 gene encoding wall-associated receptor kinase 3-like: MALISAVALAVLALALAPSQVSAAAAAAGQPNCSTLCGNVKVPYPFGFGPPDCYWPGLNLTCDTRTRGAPQLLLGDGTLRVTHISLKNQTVRVIRTGSIKNSTDITSDRNISFDSFTRYGYWLSIGSNKLVLIGCNVMVLLVGDVDNKTRVISACVSICVSDNAIFSTITGETGKLCTATGVGCCQTDIPIESSAAMEVQVRWLNGRNNRDDVAGVRSYVFVAEQGWLEDHGQVAEDLLLSTNPTSKASSEVPLVLGWAVTSGLTPVTMNDYGCPGDVVSSLCKSNHSECNMMKSGYVCDCQYGYDGNPYITGAGGCEDIDECANPTAYWCFGECTNTDGGFKCECSSGFQGNPYGPNGCIGLIIGIAVGSGAGSILVVLITIFMTQRFRHMRAVKLKRKYFKQNRGQLLQQLVSQRADIAERMIIPVDELAKATNNFDKARELGGGGHGIVYKGILSDLHVVAIKKSKISIQNEIDEFLNEVAILSQVNHRNVVKLFGCCLETEVPLLVYEFIPNGTLYHHLHVEGPISLSWGNRLRIATETASAISYLHSSVSIPIIHRDIKSSNILVDDLLTSKVSDFGASRFIPMDKTGLTTRVQGTIGYLDPMYFYTGRLSEKSDVYSFGVILVEMLTRKKPFSYLSSEGDGLVAHFVSLLVEGNVAKILDPQVKEEGGKEVQEVAELAASCIKLSGEDRPTMRQVEHKLQSLQASNMSWAGKLEKDGSTVMNCSSSKEGQNMEESSRRYSLEQEFLMSARYPR; encoded by the exons ATGGCGCTAATCTCGGCAGTAGCATTAGCAGTACTGGCGCTGGCGTTAGCGCCATCGCAGGTCTCGGCTgcagccgcggcggcggggcaGCCCAACTGCAGCACCTTGTGTGGCAACGTGAAAGTGCCGTACCCCTTCGGCTTCGGGCCGCCGGACTGCTACTGGCCGGGGTTGAACCTCACCTGCGACACACGCACCCGAGGGGcgccgcagctgctcctcggtGACGGCACCCTCCGGGTCACCCATATCTCCCTAAAGAACCAAACAGTGCGCGTCATCCGCACTGGCTCCATCAAAAACAGCACCGACATCACCTCCGATCGGAATATCTCGTTCGACAGCTTCACGCGCTACGGCTACTGGCTGTCGATAGGCAGCAACAAGCTCGTCCTCATCGGGTGCAATGTGATGGTGTTGCTGGTCGGGGACGTGGACAACAAGACCCGCGTCATCAGCGCCTGCGTCTCCATCTGCGTCTCCGACAACGCCATATTCAGCACAATCACGGGAGAGACCGGTAAGTTGTGCACCGCCACCGGCGTGGGCTGCTGCCAGACGGATATCCCCATCGAAAGCAGCGCCGCCATGGAGGTGCAGGTACGATGGCTCAACGGTCGGAACAACAGAGATGACGTGGCAGGGGTGCGGTCGTACGTGTTCGTCGCGGAGCAGGGGTGGTTGGAGGACCACGGACAAGTGGCAGAAGATCTGTTACTTAGTACGAACCCGACCTCGAAAGCATCGTCCGAAGTTCCGCTTGTCCTTGGGTGGGCGGTCACGTCGGGCCTAACGCCTGTGACCATGAATGACTATGGTTGCCCCGGCGACGTAGTCAGCAGTCTCTGCAAGAGCAACCACAGCGAGTGCAACATGATGAAGAGTGGATATGTATGCGACTGCCAATACGGCTACGATGGCAACCCTTACATCACCGGTGCCGGCGGGTGCGAAG ATATCGACGAGTGCGCCAACCCAACAGCCTATTGGTGCTTCGGCGAATGCACCAACACGGACGGGGGGTTCAAGTGCGAGTGCTCGTCAGGATTCCAAGGCAACCCCTACGGACCCAACGGGTGCATAG GTTTAATCATTGGTATAGCTGTTGGTAGTGGGGCAGGCTCCATACTTGTGGTTCTCATTACAATCTTCATGACCCAAAGATTTAGACATATGAGGGCAGTGAAGTTGAAACGAAAGTATTTTAAGCAAAATCGTGGACAACTATTGCAACAATTGGTATCCCAAAGGGCAGACATTGCAGAGAGGATGATCATACCGGTTGATGAGCTTGCAAAGGCAACAAACAACTTTGACAAAGCTCGTGAACTTGGCGGAGGAGGGCATGGTATTGTTTACAAAGGGATTTTATCAGACCTACATGTCGTAGCGATCAAGAAGTCAAAGATATCAATACAAAACGAAATAGATGAGTTCTTAAACGAGGTAGCCATCCTCTCACAAGTCAATCATCGGAATGTAGTAAAACTTTTTGGATGTTGCCTAGAGACAGAGGTCCCATTGTTGGTTTATGAGTTTATTCCCAATGGAACCCTTTATCACCATCTTCATGTCGAAGGACCAATATCACTCTCATGGGGCAATAGGTTGAGGATTGCAACAGAAACTGCTAGTGCTATTTCCTATCTTCATTCATCAGTTTCAATCCCAATAATTCATAGAGATATCAAGTCTAGTAACATACTTGTTGATGATTTGTTGACATCAAAGGTGTCAGACTTTGGAGCTTCAAGGTTCATTCCGATGGATAAAACGGGGTTAACAACAAGGGTTCAAGGTACTATAGGATACTTAGACCCTATGTATTTTTACACAGGCCGCCTCTCTGAGAAAAGTGATGTCTATAGCTTTGGTGTCATTCTCGTGGAGATGCTCACTAGGAAGAAACCATTTTCATATTTGTCCTCAGAAGGTGATGGCCTTGTTGCACATTTTGTTAGTTTACTTGTTGAAGGGAATGTGGCCAAAATACTAGACCCACAAGTTAAAGAGGAGGGAGGCAAAGAAGTCCAAGAAGTGGCCGAGCTTGCAGCATCATGTATAAAGTTAAGCGGTGAGGACCGACCTACAATGCGACAGGTGGAACATAAGCTCCAAAGCCTTCAAGCATCTAATATGTCATGGGCAGGGAAACTTGAGAAGGATGGTAGCACTGTGATGAACTGCTCGTCAAGTAAAGAAGGGCAGAATATGGAGGAATCGAGCCGAAGATACAGTTTGGAACAAGAATTCTTGATGTCTGCGAGGTACCCTCGTTAG